DNA from Corynebacterium aurimucosum ATCC 700975:
TCAACATGGCATACGTGTACTCCGACACCGTTTCGAACCCGGGTGAGTCCACCCCGCCGGAGACCCCGGGTACCACTCCGCCGACCACTCCGCCGTCCACCCCGCCGACTACGACCACCCCTCCGGGTGGTACCCCGCTGGTGAAGCAGTTCTGGGGCGACCTGAAAATCCAAAAGGTTGACCAGGGCACCCAGAAGCCGTTGAAGGACGCTGAGTTCAAGATCTACCCGGCGAAGGATCCGTACCCGGCTGGCGAGTGCTCCCCGGAGTACGACGAGAACGCTACCGCGGTAAAGAAGAACGGCGTCGAGGGCGAAGATCTTGTTGTCAAGTCTGATGAGAACGGTAACGTTCACTTCGAGGGCCTGTTCGTTTCTGATGATCAGAACGATCCGAAGTCTAAAGAGTTCCGTTGCTACGTCCTCGTAGAGACCAAGGCACCGTCTGGCTTCGTCACCCCGACTGACGGTAACCAGCTCTTCCCTGTGAAGGTCACCATTGGTCAGACCGCTCAGGGAAAGTACGATTCCAAGGTCGAAAACGTTAAGCGTGATACCCCTGAACTGCCGCTGACCGGTGGCAAGGGCGTTATCATGCTCATGGTTCTGGGCGGTTTGCTGCTCGTAGTGGCTGTCGGTGCTGGCGTTGTCTTCATCCGCCGCGCTGAGGCCTAAACACGGATAATCCGTGCTAGGAATAGGCCCTCAATCGGGAGGGCCTATTCCTCCCTAGTCTTTTTATCTACATCTCAAAATTGCATTCTGCACTGTATTAACGAATGGGATACTTTCATGGCAGCACCCCTTCTTGAGCGCCCTGCGTCTCCTTCAGAAAATGAACAGGATGACAAGAAGACCTGGACGTTTTCGGGCCTTGCCTTGTTTGCCTGCCTGACGGCCTTTGCCGGCTTGATTGTTGGTCTGTATCCCACCACCGCGTCTTGGTTTAGCGCGCGCGAACAGGCACGCTTAGTTGACCTTTATGATTCAAAACTGGACAACGCTAAGCCGCTTAGTGCTAGTCAACTCATTGAATTAGCGCATCGCTACAACGACCGGCTCAGCGCCGGTGCAGCCTTGGACGCTTTTGCCAACGTGCCGCGCGGTACCGGTGACCTGGATGAGGACGGTATGTCCTACAAGGACCAGTTACGCATCGACGGAACCGATGTCATGGCCCGCATTCGTATCCCGGAAATTGACGTTGACTTGCCTATCTACCACGGAACTTCCGATGAGGTGCTCAATAAAGGTGCCGGCCACCTTGAAGGTACGTCGCTGCCTGTCGGAGGGCTAGGCACGCACTCCGTCATTACCGCTCACCGCGGATTAGCGGATGCCACGATGTTCACGAACCTTAACAAGGTAGGAATTGGTGACCGCTTTACCATCGAGGTCGCGGGACAGGTTTTAACCTATGAAATCCGTGAAACACGCGTGGTGCACCCAGAAAACACCCGCTTTTTGAAAGCGGATCCGAATCGTGACTTGGTTACGCTAGTAACGTGTACGCCGCTGGGAATTAACACACACCGTATTCTGGTTACCGCCGAAAGGGTTACTCCGACCCCGCAATCTGATATCGATGCTGCTCGCGGTGCCAGCAAGGTGGGATTCCCATGGTGGGCCGTGGCGCTCATCGGCGGCTTCTTGCTCCTAGCGTTCCTGTTCTGGCGCGCGGGCTATATGGTTCCGGCCAAGACAAAGAAGAATGAGTCCGGCAATGAGTCCGATTCAGGGGAAGAGCAGTTAGAAAGTAATTCAGATGACAACCTCTAATTTGCAATCCCCATCGCGCTCGACAGCCAGGAAACGGTCGAACCGCAGCAAGGGTGTGGCCGCCATCGTGATGGTGCTGTGTGCGCTGCTTGGCGTGGGCATCCTGCTTTACCCTGTAGTGGCCACGCAAATGAATAACTGGGAGCAATCAAAACTGGCCCGCCAGTTCTCGGATGACTCCTCTGCAGTGTCTCCGGAGCAGGCCGCCGCTGCTTTGGCGGAGGCGCGGGCATTCGATGAGGCACATACGGGTGTGAGTCTCGAGGATCCATGGAGTAGCGGGGCGCCAACAGACAGCGAAGCGTATCAGCAGTACCTCAAGGTGCTTGATGATTTCCCAGCTATGGGGCAGATCGCTATTCCTTCCATCAACGTGAACTTGCCCATCTATCACGGCACGAGTGATACCACTCTTCTTAAAGGCGTGGGGCACCTCTTCGGTACGGCGCTGCCGCTCGGCGGTGAAGGTCGGCGCACCGTTTTGACGGCTCATTCTGGTATTGAAAACTCCACCTTCTTTGACAACTTGGAAGATGTCCAGGTTGGTGATGCAATCTTCATTCGCAATATTGGCGAAACTTTGAAGTACGAAGTGCGTGACACAGAGGTCATCCTCCCGGACCAGCTTGACCGCTTGGCCCCTGAAGAGGGGAAGGATCTCGTCACACTCGTAACGTGCACTCCCTATGGAATTAATACACACCGCTTGCTCGTGACAGCTGAGCGCGTGGACTTCGATCCCGCCGAAGCCGAACAGGCCCTGGGCGGTGATGCTCTAGTGTGGCAATGGTGGATGAAGCTAGCTATTGGTGCTGCTCTGGCTTTGATTCTCCTCATGTTGCTCGGGGCGTTCCGCTTAGCCCGTAAGCGGCGTCGCACGGTAGCTGAAAGGGGTGTGCATGAATCTTAGAAACTGCACTGCCTTTGTAGTCATTGTTCTTAATAAACTTTCTTTAATCACCAATTTTCCCAGCGAGGTAAAGCAATAATGTCAATCGCAGCAATGAGGACGCACGGTCTGAGTTCGAAGATGGGTGCAGGGCTTGCGGCCTGCGCAGTGACCGGTCTGTTGATTTCGGGTGTGAGCGTGGCCGAAGCACGTACGGTCACGGGCAACACCGATGGTCTTTCTCTAGAGAGCATCGATTGCGCCGGTGCCGCGACGCTAACGATTGTGAAAACCCCGCGCGGAGATTACGAAAACAAACCGCTCAGTGCGTTGCCTGAGCACCTAGTTTCCGGCTTCCGCTTCTCTGTTACCCGCATCGAAGGTGTAGATATCACCACGCGCGAGGGACAGGAGAAGGCACGAGAGCTTTCCGTGGGGGAGGCCAAGAAGCTTCTCTCTGGTGACTCCGTAGAAATCGTTACTGATGCCCGCGGTCGTGCCACTGCTACCGGTTTACAGGAAGGCCTGTACCTGGTGCATGAGGAGGGCCCCACGAAAGAAGTGGAAGGCCAGTGGTTCTCTAAAGACTTTCTGATCGTAGTTCCGGTAGGTTCCGCAAGTCAGGAATCCAAGGAATGGCAATGTGACGCGGTAGTGATTTCTAAGGACTCGCCGAGGGAAACCCCGCCGCCTCCCACTACTGTGACGACTACGACCACCCCACCGTTCCCGCCGGCAACCACGCCACGAATCACTCCGCCGCCATCTACGGTCACCCCGCCGGCCACGGTCCCGCCGACGCAACCGGTGCCACCAAACGAGAACACCCCGCCCTCAAGGCTGGTTAATACCGGTGCAAACGTCCTCGGCGTGGTAGGCGTAGGTGCCGTGCTGTTGCTCGTTGGTTTCTGGTTAACGCGACGCCGTAGCGTACAGGATGATTCCAACTAGGAACTACTTGTGCTGCGTGCACCAAGCCCGCGGTAGGGCCCTCATACCGGGGAAGGTATGGGGGAACGCCCCTACCGCGGGCATTCATCGTTTTAGTGGCTAGAGCATCTAATTGCTGAGTGGCGTTATTTAGGGAGTAGCGGCCTGGTTTGGCCGCTTTGCCCTTAACCCTATTAGTCCTTCGGGACCTCGGGCTTGGTGTGTTCCACAAAGGTCACGGAGGGATCCGGGTCCTCGCGGTCGTATTCAATCTCATCGTCAGCCTCGAGCTCCTCGTGGATCTCATCGGCGACGGTGGAGACAAACTCTTCAGTTTCCATGTTGGAGGCCGCTGCCAGCTTGCGCAGCTCGCGCTCGTTCTTCTTGGTGAAGTGCTCGCGTGGGTCCAGACGGCGCTTGACCAGGGTGCGGGCGCGCACGCGGCGGTCAGACTCGGAGGTGATCTTGTCACGCTGGGTAATCCACGTGATGACCATGACGGCAATCATGAGCAGGCCGATCCAGCCCAGAATCGGGTAGACGCTGGAGACCAGCTGCTTGAAGCCGATGAAAGAGAGGATGAAGCCGACGACACAGGCGCCTGCGTAGACAGGGTAGAAGAGCTTCGGCTTCTTACGGGTGAGGCGCTTGCCCATGGCGTAGAACATGCCGATAGCGGTGTTGAAGACCATGCCATAGATGATGAACGTCATGAAGTAACCCAGGATTGGGTTCACGTTATTGATCAGCGAGAGTACCGGCAGGTCCTGCTCGTGAACGTCCGGGGCTACCATGTAGAGAGAGACCACGAGGAGAGCGAGCAGGAGCAGGTAGAAGAAGCCACCGATGAGGCCGCCAACACCGACGGCGCGGTTATCCAGGATGTTGCCGCC
Protein-coding regions in this window:
- a CDS encoding class C sortase, producing MAAPLLERPASPSENEQDDKKTWTFSGLALFACLTAFAGLIVGLYPTTASWFSAREQARLVDLYDSKLDNAKPLSASQLIELAHRYNDRLSAGAALDAFANVPRGTGDLDEDGMSYKDQLRIDGTDVMARIRIPEIDVDLPIYHGTSDEVLNKGAGHLEGTSLPVGGLGTHSVITAHRGLADATMFTNLNKVGIGDRFTIEVAGQVLTYEIRETRVVHPENTRFLKADPNRDLVTLVTCTPLGINTHRILVTAERVTPTPQSDIDAARGASKVGFPWWAVALIGGFLLLAFLFWRAGYMVPAKTKKNESGNESDSGEEQLESNSDDNL
- a CDS encoding class C sortase — protein: MTTSNLQSPSRSTARKRSNRSKGVAAIVMVLCALLGVGILLYPVVATQMNNWEQSKLARQFSDDSSAVSPEQAAAALAEARAFDEAHTGVSLEDPWSSGAPTDSEAYQQYLKVLDDFPAMGQIAIPSINVNLPIYHGTSDTTLLKGVGHLFGTALPLGGEGRRTVLTAHSGIENSTFFDNLEDVQVGDAIFIRNIGETLKYEVRDTEVILPDQLDRLAPEEGKDLVTLVTCTPYGINTHRLLVTAERVDFDPAEAEQALGGDALVWQWWMKLAIGAALALILLMLLGAFRLARKRRRTVAERGVHES
- a CDS encoding membrane protein, coding for MWKRAAAISMAFIGVVVGAGFASGQEAIQYFVAFGNMGLWGVLLAAALMIITGVAILQLGSYFQADEHTAVYDKISGPIVSRVLDWGTLATLFSIGFVMFAGGGSTISQQFDGVPIWVGGAVMLVLVLLVGLLDVDKVSNVIGAITPFIIIFVVLATGYTIIVTDVDWSWANDYAINNVESPLNNWWLAALNYTGLNVMCAVSMSIVIGGNILDNRAVGVGGLIGGFFYLLLLALLVVSLYMVAPDVHEQDLPVLSLINNVNPILGYFMTFIIYGMVFNTAIGMFYAMGKRLTRKKPKLFYPVYAGACVVGFILSFIGFKQLVSSVYPILGWIGLLMIAVMVITWITQRDKITSESDRRVRARTLVKRRLDPREHFTKKNERELRKLAAASNMETEEFVSTVADEIHEELEADDEIEYDREDPDPSVTFVEHTKPEVPKD